The genome window TTCCTGAATTGCATGGCTGCATGGCGGATGGACCTACGCAAAATGAGGCGCTGCTGAATGTGCAGATTGTGATCGATCAGTGGATTGAAACGGCCAAAGCGCTTGGACGAGAAATTCCAAAGCCCAAAGGCAAGTTGATGTATGCTTAATTGACTTTCGCAGCATGTTAACCCCAGATTTCTACAACATCAATGACCTGCTAACACCTGAGCAACAACTCATTGCGAGCACTGTCAGAGACTTCTCCGACAGGGAGATCAAACCCATCATTGAAGACTATGCACAGAGGGCGGAATTTCCGTTGCATCTGATCAAAAAGTTTGGCGAGCTTGGTGTTTTTGGTCCTACTATTCCTGCTGAATACGGCGGTGGTGGACTGGATTACATCAGTTATGGCCTAATGTGCCAGGAAATCGAAAGGGGCGATTCGGGCATGCGGTCGACGGTTTCGGTGCAGAGTTCGCTCGTTATGTGGCCTATTTATGAATTTGGATCTGAGGAACAAAAACAAAAATATCTTTCAAGACTCGCCAGTGGCGAACTGGTTGGCTGTTTCGGGTTAACCGAGCCGGATCATGGCTCCAACCCGGCTGGAATGAAGACCCGGATTTCGAAAACGGAAAATGGTTATCTCCTTAATGGTGCCAAAATGTGGATTTCCAATGCTCCGTTTGCTGATATAGCGGTTGCTTGGGCGAGGGATGAGAAAGGGAAAGTGCGTGGACTGATCGTGGAGCGCGGAATGGCGGGCTTTACTACACCCGAAATTCATAACAAATGGTCATTAAGGGCGAGCGCGACGGGTGAGCTGGTTTTCGATCATGTATTCATTCCCGAAAAAAATATTTTACCAAATGCGTCCGGACTGAAAGCGCCGCTGCAATGTCTGGATAAAGCGCGTTACGGCATTGCCTGGGGCGTTATTGGCGCTGCGATGGATTGCTATGAAACGGCTGTGAAATATGCTGCGGAACGCATTCAGTTTGATAAACCGATTGGAGCATTTCAATTGACACAAAAGAAGTTAGCAGAAATGCTGACGGAAATTACCAAAGCGCAGCTCCTGGCCTGGCGACTCGGCACATTAATGAATGACGGCAGAGCCACAACAACTCAGATTTCCATGGCGAAGCGTAACAATGTGGCTATGGCGCTGAATGTGGCCCGGGAGTGTCGCCAGATCTTGGGTGCGATGGGGATTTCCGGCGAATATCCCATCATGCGGCATATGATGAACCTGGAATCAGTGATCACTTATGAAGGCACGCATGACATTCATTTGTTGATCCTGGGTGCCGAAATAACGGGGATTCCGGCGTTTAAATAGCCGTTGGTTGCTGGCCGTCAGTTCTTATAAATGGTTCTGGCGTAATTTGTTCTGCGAGATGTGTTTGCAGGTTCTTTGTGGTTTGTCTTGAACCGTCGTGAGACCATCCTGGTGCTTTGATCAGGTAATTGAGCTTCGTCCGCAGGTTCGTGTTCTGTTTAAAATCGTGTCCTATTTCCTTCCATTCGTGCAAAACCGTGTGGGCCAACGTTGTGTTTTCAATGGGTTTGGTCAATCCGTAAACGGGCGGGACGGTCTCCAATTCTTCTTGGAATGTGCCGAAAATGCGGTCCCAGATAATGAGGCACATGCCCATGTTTTTATCTAGATACTGCACATTACTCGCGTGGTGAACACGATGATGGGAAGGGGTTACGAAAATGTATTCAAGCCAGCCCAGTTTGCCCACATATTCCGTGTGCACAATGATGCCGTAAATCTGCGTGAGCGAGTACATAATGATGATGTCGGCGGGATTAAAACCGATTAGCGCCAGCGGAATGAAATACACGAAGCGGTAAAGCGGCTGGAAAACGGAAGAGCGGAAACCGGTCGTCAGGTTGAAATGCTCAGACGAATGATGCGTCACATGCACGGCCCAAAACAACCGGCTGTGATGATCCACATAATGTAATGTGTAAAACGCGAGGTCTTCCAGCAGGAAAAGGCTGAACCAGTAAAAAATTGGATTGGTAATGCTCGTTCCCGCGCCCATGTTGTAAAACCAGATCAGCACGCCCACATAGGCCGTTCTGAATAACAGGTCAACGCCGCCGTTGAGGAGCATTAAGGATGCATTGGTAAGCGTATCTTTAAAATTATAGGAAGCGCGCGGGCTGTCGTGGTGGTGCGAGGGACGGTAAGTCAGGAAAATTTCGACGCAGATCAGCAACAGATAAAACGGAGTGGAGACTTTTAAAAGAAAATCTTCAAACTCATATGTGCCAGGCATAGCATTGGTGTCAAATATTCACAAAGATAATTCGGAACGTGGTGGTAAGGTTTGCGAAGATAAATTCTAAGATATTTCTAATCCAGCATTTAATCAACTTTTAATCACCTCCCTGATGAGACATTCAACTGCGCCTGAACCCCTATATGGTCTCGATTTTAGTTGATCATCCGCTTCAACGCTTTCCTTAACTCTTCGTTTTTATGCCGTTTTTGAAGAATAGTCGGTGCGGCGATCCTTTCGCGGCAGTCGAAGAGCGAGCAGCGTTCGCAGGTTTGGTTTACTTCCCGGGCAACCAAATAGGGATCGTCCAGAAATTGTAATTTTTCCCTGGTCGGCTCATCCAGGTAAATGCCCATGGAAACGCTCACATTGAGGCCCGGAGTAGGGGACATAGGCAATGCAAAACTGATCACCAGATATTCATCCCGAGTGTCCAGGTAAGTTGATTTTTGTGCTTTGCAAAGGATTCCGGGCTGCTCTTTTCGCTTGATAATGTCTCCCAAATCATTCAGAATCGTCAGTGCAACCCAGCGCCGGCAATAATGTTCGTCTTTCACGGTGTGCGGATAATGCTTCCGGGAAATGTGCATTTCCTTGGTCATATCGAAAATATTCTGACCGACGAAATTATTGAACCGGGAGAAAAAGATCTGGTTAATGCCAAAATAGCGCGGCAGAATGTTGCTTAACCTATAACAGAAAGATTCCGGCGTGGTGTTGAACCGGTGAATGAGGTCAATAAGCTGCTGCGGCTGCCACCTTTTTTGTTCAAAAACCGCTGCCACTGCGGGCACAAGCAAGCTTCTCTTGATGATGATCGCGCTTGAAAAGTAGGATGCTTTGAAGTTATTCAGCAATTGTTCAAACGATTCCGCTTCCACCAATGCCGTGGTATGCAACCTGTTTTTCAGATTTAAATACAAATAACCGATCTCCCGGCCGAAAATAAACGCCCGCTGCACGGAGGTAAGATGATTATTGATCAGCAAGCGATTGCCGTTTGGATTTGTGATCGTCAGGGAACGAACGCTGGCAAACTCAGGATTGGCTTTTTCATTAATATTTTCAATCGAATAATTGAAGCGCGATTTCAGGATTTCGGCCAAATCATTTTCATTCAGGATTTGCTCTTGATCAACATTGTTTTCAGTTAAAAAACGTTCTGCTTCCAGCTCAATGTCTTCAAAATAATTGTCGTGCATTTCCTGGTAAGTCCGCAATGCCGAGAAATAGAATTTCTCAATTGACATATTATAATTCCGCGCAATCTCGATCAGCGTGCCTACGAATGCGCTGATTTTGGCCGGGGCATCGGAAAGAATTTCAAGCAGGTTAGCGGGATCAATGCCGAAAAGTTCGAGCGGGAGCTCTGTGAGCACATTAGAGCTCAGGAGGTCCGAAATGGGTTCTAGGCGTTTGGTGAGTTTGAGGGAAACGAGCGTGTCATAGTCCACATCCATGGCAGACGCCAGGGCAATGATCTTGTCGGACTTCGGGTATTTCTTGCCTTTTTCAATTTCGTTAATGTATGAAATCGACAGTCCTGATTTTTGAGACAGCTCATTGAGTGACAATCCCTTATCCAGTCGGAGCTGTTTGAGCTTCAACCCGAAAACCAACCTTACATTATCTGTATTTATTGCCACTGCGCTGATAGAATCGGCCTGTAATGTACGATTTCGTTTACAGGCAATTTAATTAAAGAAATGTAAAAGTAGAAATAGCTGCAAGATTCAGTGGTAATATATCAAAACAAAAACGGGACACATCGTAGCGACGGTCCCGTTTGTTATGCTTTATTGTTTTGGATCAGAAAATTGCAAAGCCAAGCGTTGCCTGGAACAAATTGCTCTTTTTACCAAATTGCGAAGCAGTGGTTGCATTGTCAAATTCAACTTTCACGATATCTGTGAAATTTCCTTCGTAACGCACATCCAAACTTAATCTGCCAAAATCAAATCCTACACCGGCTTGATAACCATAAGCTAGCCTGTTCTTGAATTCAGCCGAGTTTTCGCCTGTGATCACATCAAATGAATCGCCGATTTTACCATTATTGGATAATCTCAGAGAAGCCATCGGGCCAACATTGATGCGGAAGAACTTTGCCACTCTCACACCAAACAAAATAGGCACATCCAGGTTGGAAAAACGAACATCAACCTTCCCATTTGAATCCTGCACACCGTCTTCATATACATTAAAGCGGCCACCTTTTTGTGATAGCAAAATCTCAGGCTGGATATAAAATGATTTACCAAAACGGAAAAATACACCTCCCACAAAACCCAGTGAACGGTTGTCGTTGTCTTTGAAATTGAATGGATTATTGCCCGAAGCCAGTGTCAGGTCATTGCTTCCATTGATGTTCGATAGATTAGCTCCTGCCTTAACACCGAATCTGAAAGCCGGGTCGTATTGAGCTGTCGCCGCGTAGCTTATCGTCATCAAGCACAGCGCAATCATAAAATTTTTCATGTTGATTTCTGGTTAGTAGATATAATTGACTTAATAAAAAATCTTAAAAACCTGTGCCCGGAACCCTGATTTGAAATTTCACCTGAAATGGGCATTAGTTTCTACAAGAGCCGGATCAGCGGGCAGTCGGCAACCTAATGTGGTACGGTGTAAACCTTATTACAATCAAAAACGCTATTTTTGCGCTCAGTTTGGAAATTTGGCAAGGCAGAAAGTCAGCCTCTATCGTAATAAGGAAATACAGAGACAGTTATGAGTGATTACAGTCATCGGGAAATAGAACAAAAGTGGCAGCAATATTGGGAGAGCCACGGCACATTTCAGGTTGAAAACCAATCGGAGCTTCCCAAATATTATGTTTTGGATATGTTCCCTTATCCTTCCGGAGCCGGATTGCACGTGGGGCATCCGCTGGGATACATTGCGTCGGATATTTATTCCCGTTATAAAAGGCTGAAAGGCTTTAATGTGCTGCACCCGATGGGATTCGACAGCTTTGGCCTTCCGGCCGAGCAATATGCGATCCAAACGGGCCAGCATCCCGCCATAACAACGGAGCAGAACATTACGCGATACATTGAGCAGTTAAAAAATCTGGGTTTCAGCTACGACTGGAAACGTGAAGTGCGCACTTCCGAACCTGATTATTACAAATGGACGCAATGGATCTTCACCGAGCTTTTCAAAAGCTGGTATAACAACGATTCTGGTAAGGCAGAGCCGATCGGGTCATTGATCTCTATTTTTGAAAAAAGTGGAAATAAAGGCGTTAATGCGACTTGCGATGAGGATACGTCCATTTTTACAGCCGAAGAATGGAATAGCTGGTCAGAAGAAGATCAGTATAAACTGACATTAAAATACCGGCTTACCTATGTTGCGGATGCGACGGTAAACTGGTGTGCAGGACTTGGTTCGGTGCTTTCCAATGATGAAGTAAAAGACGGCGTTTCGGAAAGAGGCGGATTTCCTGTGGTTCAGAAACTAATGCGTCAGTGGATGATGCGCATTACTGCCTATGCACAACGGCTAATCGACGGTTTGGACACGGTTGACTGGACCGAATCGCTGAAAGAGCAGCAGCGCAACTGGATCGGAAGGTCGGTAGGAGCACTTGTGAAATTCGGCATCGATGGCCATGAGCAGAATATTGAAGTTTTCACCACCCGCGTTGACACCATTTACGGCGTTACGTTCATGGTGCTCGCGCCTGAGCACGAGCTTGTTGATATCATTACTACGCCCGGGCAGCGCGGTGACATTGATGCATACATTGCCACGACTAAAAAGAAGTCGGAGCGTGATAGAATGTCTGACGTGAAGACGGTTTCCGGTGCATTCACAGGCGCTTATGCATTAAATCCTTTTAATGATGAAAAAATCCCTGTTTATATAGCCGATTACGTGCTGGCAGGTTACGGAACGGGCGCTGTCATGGCAGTTCCATCCGGCGACCAGCGCGACTGGAATTTTGCACAGCACTTCAATTTGCCGATCATTCCGATTCTGGATTCGCAAAAAGAAATTGAAACGCAGGCAGATTCAACCAAGGAAGGACATTATATCAATTCGGGCATCATTAATGGCCTTACTTTTCACGAAGCCAACAAAGTTTTGATCAACTGGCTTGAAGAAAAAGGAGTTGGAAAAGGGAAGATCAATTATCGTCTGCGCGACGCGGTTTTCAGCCGTCAGCGTTATTGGGGCGAGCCTGTGCCTGTTTTTTATAAAAATGACAGCACCGGACAGCCGCTTCCATACTTATTAGAAAATGGCGAATTGCCACTGAACCTGCCGGAAGTTGACAAATATCTGCCAACAGAGAACGGCGAGCCGCCTTTGGGCCGCGCACAGGATTGGGCGCATGGTTCGGGCAGTGGTTACGAACTAAGCACCATGCCGGGCTGGGCGGGAAGCAGCTGGTATTGGTATCGCTATATGGATCCCAAAAACCAGGAGGAATTCGCTTCCAAAGAAGCCATCGATTACTGGCGCGATGTGGATCTGTACATTGGCGGCACCGAGCATGCAACCGGACATTTGCTATACAGCCGTTTTTGGAACAAATTCATGAAAGACCGTGGGTTTGTGCCTGAGGAAGAGCCGTTTAAAAAGCTGATCAATCAGGGAATGATCCAGGGACGCAGCAACTTTGTGTATCGGGTAAAAGGCGATGATTACAGCAGCCCCGTTTTTGTAAGCGCAGGTTTACGTTCGGAATATGAGGTTTCGGCGCTGCATGTGGATGTCAATATCGTGGAAAATGATGTTTTGGATGTTGAAAAATTCAAAGCAACACGCAAAGATATTG of Dyadobacter chenhuakuii contains these proteins:
- a CDS encoding type II toxin-antitoxin system HicB family antitoxin, which codes for MNSKYELIMYWSEEDNTFVVEVPELHGCMADGPTQNEALLNVQIVIDQWIETAKALGREIPKPKGKLMYA
- a CDS encoding acyl-CoA dehydrogenase family protein, with amino-acid sequence MLTPDFYNINDLLTPEQQLIASTVRDFSDREIKPIIEDYAQRAEFPLHLIKKFGELGVFGPTIPAEYGGGGLDYISYGLMCQEIERGDSGMRSTVSVQSSLVMWPIYEFGSEEQKQKYLSRLASGELVGCFGLTEPDHGSNPAGMKTRISKTENGYLLNGAKMWISNAPFADIAVAWARDEKGKVRGLIVERGMAGFTTPEIHNKWSLRASATGELVFDHVFIPEKNILPNASGLKAPLQCLDKARYGIAWGVIGAAMDCYETAVKYAAERIQFDKPIGAFQLTQKKLAEMLTEITKAQLLAWRLGTLMNDGRATTTQISMAKRNNVAMALNVARECRQILGAMGISGEYPIMRHMMNLESVITYEGTHDIHLLILGAEITGIPAFK
- a CDS encoding sterol desaturase family protein; translation: MPGTYEFEDFLLKVSTPFYLLLICVEIFLTYRPSHHHDSPRASYNFKDTLTNASLMLLNGGVDLLFRTAYVGVLIWFYNMGAGTSITNPIFYWFSLFLLEDLAFYTLHYVDHHSRLFWAVHVTHHSSEHFNLTTGFRSSVFQPLYRFVYFIPLALIGFNPADIIIMYSLTQIYGIIVHTEYVGKLGWLEYIFVTPSHHRVHHASNVQYLDKNMGMCLIIWDRIFGTFQEELETVPPVYGLTKPIENTTLAHTVLHEWKEIGHDFKQNTNLRTKLNYLIKAPGWSHDGSRQTTKNLQTHLAEQITPEPFIRTDGQQPTAI
- a CDS encoding helix-turn-helix domain-containing protein, giving the protein MAINTDNVRLVFGLKLKQLRLDKGLSLNELSQKSGLSISYINEIEKGKKYPKSDKIIALASAMDVDYDTLVSLKLTKRLEPISDLLSSNVLTELPLELFGIDPANLLEILSDAPAKISAFVGTLIEIARNYNMSIEKFYFSALRTYQEMHDNYFEDIELEAERFLTENNVDQEQILNENDLAEILKSRFNYSIENINEKANPEFASVRSLTITNPNGNRLLINNHLTSVQRAFIFGREIGYLYLNLKNRLHTTALVEAESFEQLLNNFKASYFSSAIIIKRSLLVPAVAAVFEQKRWQPQQLIDLIHRFNTTPESFCYRLSNILPRYFGINQIFFSRFNNFVGQNIFDMTKEMHISRKHYPHTVKDEHYCRRWVALTILNDLGDIIKRKEQPGILCKAQKSTYLDTRDEYLVISFALPMSPTPGLNVSVSMGIYLDEPTREKLQFLDDPYLVAREVNQTCERCSLFDCRERIAAPTILQKRHKNEELRKALKRMIN
- a CDS encoding porin family protein, with amino-acid sequence MKNFMIALCLMTISYAATAQYDPAFRFGVKAGANLSNINGSNDLTLASGNNPFNFKDNDNRSLGFVGGVFFRFGKSFYIQPEILLSQKGGRFNVYEDGVQDSNGKVDVRFSNLDVPILFGVRVAKFFRINVGPMASLRLSNNGKIGDSFDVITGENSAEFKNRLAYGYQAGVGFDFGRLSLDVRYEGNFTDIVKVEFDNATTASQFGKKSNLFQATLGFAIF
- the leuS gene encoding leucine--tRNA ligase, which gives rise to MSDYSHREIEQKWQQYWESHGTFQVENQSELPKYYVLDMFPYPSGAGLHVGHPLGYIASDIYSRYKRLKGFNVLHPMGFDSFGLPAEQYAIQTGQHPAITTEQNITRYIEQLKNLGFSYDWKREVRTSEPDYYKWTQWIFTELFKSWYNNDSGKAEPIGSLISIFEKSGNKGVNATCDEDTSIFTAEEWNSWSEEDQYKLTLKYRLTYVADATVNWCAGLGSVLSNDEVKDGVSERGGFPVVQKLMRQWMMRITAYAQRLIDGLDTVDWTESLKEQQRNWIGRSVGALVKFGIDGHEQNIEVFTTRVDTIYGVTFMVLAPEHELVDIITTPGQRGDIDAYIATTKKKSERDRMSDVKTVSGAFTGAYALNPFNDEKIPVYIADYVLAGYGTGAVMAVPSGDQRDWNFAQHFNLPIIPILDSQKEIETQADSTKEGHYINSGIINGLTFHEANKVLINWLEEKGVGKGKINYRLRDAVFSRQRYWGEPVPVFYKNDSTGQPLPYLLENGELPLNLPEVDKYLPTENGEPPLGRAQDWAHGSGSGYELSTMPGWAGSSWYWYRYMDPKNQEEFASKEAIDYWRDVDLYIGGTEHATGHLLYSRFWNKFMKDRGFVPEEEPFKKLINQGMIQGRSNFVYRVKGDDYSSPVFVSAGLRSEYEVSALHVDVNIVENDVLDVEKFKATRKDIVGENPTFILEDGKYVCGVEVEKMSKSKFNVVNPDDIVERYGADTLRLYEMFLGPLEQAKPWNTNGIDGTYRFIRKLWRLFYNDAGQWMVKDIPAKPEELKILHKTIKKIEEDIENFSFNTAVSAFMVCVNELGAIKCQSKAVLQELVVLLSPYAPHISEELWDLLGNEKGMVSKAAFPKWELQHVTDSVFEYPIQINGKVRASLTFALDTPVSDIEREVLADETVQRWMEGKAPKKVIVVPKRIVNVVI